One Niallia circulans DNA segment encodes these proteins:
- a CDS encoding Zn-dependent hydrolase encodes MQKGKISINLARLKADIEELGQFGKNAKGGLDRTTFTSSELAARKWLKSRLDQLDLVVRVDEAANIWGKRTGSRDLPSIVFGSHIDTVPNGGKYDGALGVLMAIEVLRILADNGVVTRHPLEFVSFSAEEPNPFGLSTFGSRAVSGKLTRANIIDVADAAGTKLTDALRSAGGNPEQFANCKRQPKELSAYLEVHIEQGKRLVNHAIPIGIVTAITGIYREQITVIGEANHAGTTLMEDRRDALTAASELVLALEAACLRHPSNEAVGTIGKLIVSPNAPNIIPDKVIMSLEIRGKTSLEIKEVLTAFTRECLACKEKRAVQIERKMVLEQAPAEMDEVVMEAIKTSAELLHFPYLVLGSMAGHDAAHMAAITRSGMIFVPSVGGKSHCPEEESRLKDIEKAANVLLHSILLLDEKLDV; translated from the coding sequence TTGCAAAAAGGGAAGATTTCCATCAATTTAGCTCGACTGAAAGCAGACATTGAAGAACTTGGGCAATTCGGTAAAAACGCCAAAGGTGGTCTTGATCGGACCACCTTTACTTCAAGTGAATTAGCAGCTAGGAAATGGCTGAAAAGTCGTCTTGACCAATTGGACTTGGTTGTAAGAGTGGACGAAGCAGCAAATATTTGGGGGAAACGAACTGGGTCAAGGGATCTTCCGAGTATTGTGTTTGGCTCACATATCGATACAGTTCCAAACGGAGGGAAATATGATGGAGCACTTGGAGTATTAATGGCTATTGAAGTATTGAGAATATTGGCAGACAACGGCGTAGTGACAAGGCATCCACTCGAGTTCGTTTCATTTAGTGCAGAAGAACCTAATCCTTTTGGCTTGTCAACATTTGGCAGCAGGGCGGTCAGCGGCAAATTGACGAGAGCTAATATTATCGATGTCGCAGATGCAGCAGGCACAAAGCTCACAGATGCATTACGATCTGCGGGGGGCAATCCAGAGCAATTTGCGAACTGCAAAAGACAACCGAAAGAACTGAGTGCCTATTTAGAGGTGCATATTGAACAAGGCAAAAGGCTTGTCAACCATGCCATACCTATCGGGATTGTAACGGCTATAACAGGTATCTATCGTGAACAAATAACAGTTATCGGTGAAGCCAATCACGCCGGAACTACGTTAATGGAAGATAGAAGGGATGCCTTAACTGCAGCATCAGAGCTTGTATTAGCGTTAGAAGCTGCCTGTTTAAGGCACCCTTCAAATGAAGCAGTTGGCACGATTGGTAAGCTAATTGTTAGTCCAAATGCACCAAATATTATCCCGGATAAAGTAATAATGTCATTAGAAATAAGAGGGAAAACATCGCTTGAAATAAAGGAGGTATTAACAGCTTTTACGCGCGAATGCTTGGCTTGTAAGGAGAAACGAGCTGTGCAAATAGAAAGAAAGATGGTGTTGGAGCAAGCACCAGCAGAGATGGATGAAGTTGTTATGGAAGCAATAAAAACTAGTGCCGAGCTTCTACATTTTCCTTATTTAGTACTTGGCAGCATGGCAGGACATGATGCGGCACATATGGCTGCAATAACAAGAAGCGGCATGATATTTGTTCCAAGTGTTGGAGGAAAAAGCCACTGTCCAGAGGAAGAAAGCCGGTTAAAGGACATAGAAAAGGCGGCAAATGTGCTGCTGCATTCGATTCTTTTATTAGACGAAAAACTAGATGTGTAA
- a CDS encoding amidohydrolase family protein, which produces MRMIYAADSIYINNQFLKNQAIYVLDGVIKEIGPKKQLIEKHKGTPVVEWKDKAIMPGTVNAHNHSFQSLLRGIAVDRPFLEWRDQALYRYTPLLDEEAIYTGALFAFGEMLKYGVTTVSDFFYVHNGGIATDEAVIQAAKDIGIRLVFARTMYDWNGAPISYQESVTEAVNRTRQLAIKYQGDSMVSIHPAPHSPHAASPEMIKAGHRLAKELNTPFHIHVAEEMFEVDETLEKFGLRPVHYLDSLGVVDDSMIAIHLVWLDNSEIKLLGQRKTALAYCPSSNMFLSDGVTRIPDLLNAGVRISLGSDGACSNNRISIFEEMRMCSLLQKVTRLDGTCINAKQVYNMGTKAGAEMLQLSTGEIKAGMKADFVVLDLNDLSLSPKTELFANVVYSLQSNAITDVTVDGKQIVKDRSIKTISEQHIVNRVDNLMEKWKNSLN; this is translated from the coding sequence ATGAGGATGATATATGCAGCAGATTCTATTTATATAAATAATCAATTTCTAAAGAATCAGGCTATTTATGTTTTAGATGGTGTTATAAAAGAAATTGGACCAAAGAAACAGTTAATTGAAAAACATAAAGGAACACCTGTGGTGGAGTGGAAGGACAAGGCGATTATGCCTGGAACAGTTAATGCTCATAATCACTCGTTTCAAAGCTTACTGAGAGGAATTGCTGTGGATCGTCCATTTTTAGAATGGAGAGATCAAGCATTATACCGTTATACACCATTATTGGATGAGGAAGCAATTTATACGGGAGCGCTATTTGCGTTTGGCGAGATGCTGAAATACGGTGTAACAACTGTCAGTGATTTTTTTTATGTCCATAATGGCGGAATTGCCACAGATGAAGCGGTGATTCAAGCAGCAAAGGATATTGGAATCCGTCTTGTTTTCGCAAGAACGATGTATGATTGGAACGGCGCTCCAATCAGTTATCAAGAAAGTGTCACAGAGGCTGTTAACAGAACAAGACAGCTTGCAATCAAGTATCAAGGCGACTCTATGGTGTCCATTCATCCTGCACCACATAGTCCTCACGCCGCATCACCGGAAATGATTAAGGCAGGACACCGTCTTGCGAAGGAATTAAATACACCGTTTCATATTCATGTTGCAGAGGAAATGTTTGAAGTCGATGAAACCCTTGAAAAGTTTGGCTTACGCCCAGTACATTATCTTGATTCTCTTGGTGTTGTCGATGATAGTATGATTGCTATCCATCTTGTTTGGTTGGATAACAGTGAAATCAAGTTATTAGGACAAAGAAAAACAGCACTTGCTTATTGCCCTTCAAGTAATATGTTTTTATCTGACGGAGTGACAAGAATACCTGATTTACTTAACGCAGGTGTCCGTATTTCGCTTGGATCAGATGGAGCCTGCAGCAATAATCGCATCAGTATTTTTGAAGAAATGAGAATGTGCTCTCTTCTGCAAAAGGTCACGCGCCTTGATGGTACCTGTATTAATGCCAAGCAAGTGTACAACATGGGAACTAAAGCAGGAGCGGAAATGCTGCAGCTGTCAACAGGTGAGATAAAAGCAGGAATGAAGGCAGACTTCGTAGTCTTGGATTTAAATGATTTATCACTGTCCCCAAAAACAGAATTATTTGCCAACGTAGTTTATTCCCTCCAGTCCAATGCCATAACGGATGTAACCGTAGATGGCAAACAGATTGTAAAGGACCGCAGCATAAAGACTATTTCAGAGCAGCATATAGTCAATCGAGTGGATAATTTAATGGAAAAGTGGAAAAACAGTCTAAATTAA
- a CDS encoding cupin domain-containing protein, with protein MSYSSINFQDKFAKFTDQWSPKVIAEMNDYQFKLVKVLGEFVWHKHEETDEVFIVMEGILIIEFRDGKVPLKAGEMFVIPKNVEHKPFAASECKIMLVEPKGVVNTGEERTSQTAENDVWI; from the coding sequence ATGAGCTATTCTTCAATAAACTTTCAAGATAAATTTGCAAAATTTACGGATCAATGGTCACCAAAAGTCATTGCCGAAATGAATGACTATCAATTTAAATTAGTTAAGGTGCTTGGTGAGTTTGTTTGGCATAAGCATGAAGAAACAGATGAAGTGTTTATTGTAATGGAAGGCATATTAATCATCGAATTCAGGGATGGTAAAGTTCCATTAAAGGCAGGAGAAATGTTTGTTATTCCGAAGAATGTTGAACATAAGCCATTTGCTGCTTCGGAATGCAAAATTATGCTTGTTGAACCTAAAGGTGTAGTTAATACTGGCGAGGAAAGAACCTCCCAAACAGCAGAAAATGATGTTTGGATATAA
- a CDS encoding RBBP9/YdeN family alpha/beta hydrolase — protein sequence MKKLYLIDGFGGSPEINWLADIEKHFVNYFDIKIVEYTDATVADVKQWDSDLDNGINTPENAYFICHSLGCITLLRYLLRHNINIAGAVLVSGFAEKIADFPPFDSYFHDIELNKVKSLLGSSYMIASRTDEIVSWETTSRLAEELEIPLVLLPNGGHFTSSEGIIEMPSVKSIVSVNWL from the coding sequence ATGAAAAAACTTTATTTAATTGACGGCTTTGGTGGATCACCTGAGATAAATTGGCTGGCCGATATTGAAAAACACTTTGTAAATTATTTTGATATAAAAATAGTAGAATACACGGACGCCACAGTGGCAGATGTGAAGCAGTGGGACAGTGATCTAGATAATGGTATAAATACTCCTGAAAACGCCTATTTTATTTGTCATAGTCTAGGTTGTATCACACTTTTAAGGTATTTATTGCGACATAATATTAACATAGCTGGAGCAGTGTTGGTCTCAGGATTTGCGGAGAAAATCGCTGACTTTCCTCCATTCGATTCTTATTTTCATGATATAGAATTAAACAAAGTTAAAAGCTTATTGGGCTCGTCCTATATGATCGCCTCGAGAACAGATGAAATTGTTAGTTGGGAAACCACGAGTAGGTTGGCTGAAGAACTTGAAATACCACTTGTTTTACTGCCTAATGGTGGTCATTTCACTTCAAGTGAAGGCATTATCGAGATGCCATCTGTGAAAAGTATTGTAAGTGTAAATTGGCTTTAA
- a CDS encoding DinB family protein gives MEKVIAGINHWIQVLPKEFTSMAVTEVSYRHAPNKWSKKEILGHLCDSAINNLGRFIKVQYEEQPFVVQPYNQVQWVILQNYQERPLQDIITLFQTLNKQIVNVLQNIPPEKLTYLCDIGNNEKKTLEWLIQDYLEHMEHHIYNQILVK, from the coding sequence ATGGAGAAAGTAATTGCGGGAATTAACCATTGGATACAGGTTTTACCAAAGGAGTTCACTTCTATGGCAGTAACAGAAGTATCTTACAGGCATGCACCAAACAAATGGTCGAAAAAAGAGATATTAGGACATCTGTGTGACTCTGCAATAAATAATCTCGGCAGATTTATAAAGGTTCAATATGAAGAACAGCCATTTGTGGTGCAGCCTTATAATCAGGTGCAATGGGTGATACTCCAGAATTATCAAGAAAGACCTCTACAGGATATAATCACTCTTTTTCAAACGTTAAATAAGCAAATTGTAAATGTATTGCAAAACATTCCACCTGAAAAATTAACTTACCTCTGTGATATCGGAAATAATGAAAAAAAGACATTAGAATGGCTGATACAGGATTATCTCGAGCATATGGAGCATCATATTTACAATCAAATTTTAGTTAAATAA